The proteins below come from a single Mya arenaria isolate MELC-2E11 chromosome 6, ASM2691426v1 genomic window:
- the LOC128239087 gene encoding collagen alpha-2(VIII) chain-like, which translates to MFTKEGNLRTRRQGYEEIEVAFFATIRTSQPHLGQGQIVIFDHVVTNIDSSNSVGGYSPNNEVEGLKAENKWGKEQLQHLTDAMFTKEGNLRTRRQGNEETEVAFFATIRTSQPHLGQGQTIIFDHVVTNIDSSNSVGGYNPNTGTFTAPVDGLYVFSATLVSAHDQSNHANFFKNNVPLTVMYFHGNTIHDWDKTSQTLVLDLKQADTISVRESENDKSYYPDDHCLFSGFLLRQHYSGVIVG; encoded by the exons ATGTTTACTAAAGAAG GTAATCTTCGCACACGCAGACAAGGATATGAGGAAATTGAGGTTGCATTCTTCGCCACGATCCGAACATCCCAGCCCCATCTAGGCCAAGGTCAAATCGTTATATTCGACCACGTGGTAACAAACATCGACTCGTCGAATTCTGTTGGCGGATACAGCCCAAATAACG AGGTCGAAGGGCTGAAAGCGGAAAATAAATGGGGAAAGGAGCAACTACAGCACCTGACGGACGCCATGTTTACTAAAGAAG GTAATCTTCGCACACGCAGACAAGGAAATGAGGAAACTGAAGTTGCCTTCTTTGCCACGATCCGGACATCCCAGCCCCATCTGGGCCAAGGTCAAACCATCATATTTGACCACGTGGTAACAAACATCGACTCGTCCAATTCGGTTGGCGGATACAACCCAAATACCG GTACATTTACTGCACCTGTTGATGGGCTTTATGTATTTTCTGCGACGCTTGTCTCCGCTCATGATCAATCCAACCATGCAAACTTCTTCAAGAACAACGTACCACTTACCGTTATGTATTTCCACGGCAACACTATCCACGACTGGGACAAAACATCTCAGACACTCGTCCTTGACCTCAAACAGGCAGACACCATCTCGGTCAGAGAATCTGAAAACGACAAAAGCTATTACCCTGATGATCACTGTTTGTTTTCTGGCTTTCTCCTCCGGCAGCACTATTCTGGTGTAATTGTTGGGTGA